A stretch of the Desulfobacter sp. genome encodes the following:
- the lnt gene encoding apolipoprotein N-acyltransferase has protein sequence MNPISRLSILLPYFPALVSGMLLTLAFPDHALYPVAFFALVPLWTSMASMGPRQAFSAGMVTGVSHFLTLIYWIVPCLTRFGNLNIGLSLACLVLLSLYLALYTGGFAYILNKLAPRPWLAPFWGGTVWVGLEFIRSHALTGFPWGVLGYTQSPNIGLVQMADLTGVLGISFVLLLSNGILAQAWLALGPQNRIKSIVQEQRGAWIFSLVLGIFLVAGAHAYGFFRLPHVQTWIKSAPHTKISVVQGNIEQDQKWDKAFKDFTLDRYTSLSLKACPADLIVWPETALPFYYGRDPVYSSRVDQLIRQTRTHFLLGSPAVDSQKESISYYNRAYMLNPLSMVTGTYDKTHLVPFGEYVPFQNLFWFVKKLTQAAGNFSQGRTGAVPLNFKPHKTGVLICFEILFPDISRAFVQNGADILTTITNDAWFGQTSAPAQHFSFGVLRAVENRRSLVRAANTGISGFIDPSGKILLATQLFVPAAATQDLPALSNITFYTRHGDLIGIFALVAMAMGFMIKPIKNKFRRLGQ, from the coding sequence ATGAACCCCATATCCCGATTATCCATTCTTTTGCCCTATTTTCCCGCCCTGGTTTCGGGTATGCTGCTGACCCTTGCCTTTCCGGATCACGCCCTATACCCTGTGGCCTTTTTTGCCCTGGTCCCCCTTTGGACATCCATGGCATCCATGGGCCCGCGCCAGGCCTTTTCTGCCGGCATGGTAACAGGCGTTTCCCATTTTTTAACCCTGATCTACTGGATTGTTCCCTGCCTGACCCGGTTCGGCAACCTCAATATTGGCCTAAGCCTGGCCTGCCTGGTGCTGCTCAGCCTCTATCTTGCCCTTTACACTGGCGGTTTTGCCTATATTTTAAACAAACTGGCCCCGCGGCCCTGGCTGGCCCCGTTCTGGGGCGGAACGGTCTGGGTGGGGCTGGAATTCATCCGGTCCCACGCCCTGACCGGGTTTCCCTGGGGCGTTCTGGGATACACCCAGTCTCCCAACATAGGTTTAGTCCAAATGGCCGACCTGACAGGGGTGCTGGGCATCTCCTTTGTGCTTCTGCTCTCCAACGGGATCTTGGCCCAGGCCTGGCTGGCCCTTGGGCCCCAAAACAGAATAAAATCGATTGTCCAAGAACAGAGAGGCGCCTGGATCTTTTCTCTTGTATTGGGAATCTTCCTGGTTGCAGGCGCCCATGCATATGGATTTTTCCGGCTGCCCCATGTTCAGACATGGATAAAATCAGCCCCGCACACAAAAATTTCAGTGGTCCAGGGCAATATTGAACAGGATCAAAAATGGGACAAGGCGTTCAAGGATTTTACTTTGGACCGGTATACATCCCTTTCCCTGAAGGCCTGCCCTGCAGACCTCATTGTATGGCCCGAGACGGCACTTCCCTTTTATTACGGCAGGGACCCGGTCTATTCCAGCCGGGTGGACCAGCTGATACGACAGACCCGCACCCATTTTCTTCTGGGCAGCCCGGCTGTTGACAGCCAAAAAGAGAGCATTTCATATTACAATAGGGCCTATATGCTCAACCCCCTGTCCATGGTCACAGGCACCTATGATAAAACCCATCTGGTTCCGTTTGGGGAATATGTGCCTTTCCAGAATCTGTTCTGGTTTGTAAAAAAGCTCACCCAGGCGGCCGGCAATTTTTCCCAAGGCAGAACAGGGGCGGTTCCCCTAAATTTTAAACCCCATAAAACCGGGGTGCTCATCTGCTTTGAAATCCTCTTTCCCGATATTTCAAGGGCCTTTGTCCAAAACGGGGCAGACATTCTCACCACCATCACCAATGATGCCTGGTTCGGCCAAACCTCGGCACCGGCCCAGCATTTTTCCTTTGGGGTGCTCAGGGCGGTTGAAAATAGAAGATCCCTTGTCAGGGCCGCCAATACCGGGATTTCAGGTTTCATAGATCCTTCAGGAAAAATCCTTTTGGCCACCCAGCTTTTTGTCCCTGCTGCAGCAACCCAAGACCTGCCGGCCCTGTCAAACATCACCTTTTATACCCGCCACGGTGATCTGATCGGTATTTTCGCCCTGGTTGCAATGGCCATGGGTTTTATGATAAAACCCATTAAAAATAAATTTAGGAGACTTGGACAATGA